A region from the Musa acuminata AAA Group cultivar baxijiao chromosome BXJ1-10, Cavendish_Baxijiao_AAA, whole genome shotgun sequence genome encodes:
- the LOC135595408 gene encoding haloacid dehalogenase-like hydrolase domain-containing protein At2g33255 — MSSLSASIPAEDGCGGAGVRAKRGRLRGLVFDMDGTLTVPVIDFGAMYRAVLGEEGYAAHRATRASAGGVDILHHIESWAPQEQQRAYEIIAHFERQGLDRLQIMPGASELCRYLDSRQIRRGLITRNVNMAVDIFHQRFGMEFVPALSREFRPYKPDPAPLLHICSIWDVPPSEVMMIGDSLRDDVVCGKRAGAFTCLLDETGRYGSPDSYTDDIRPDFKVSSLSQVLSLLETHFDLMPQPQST, encoded by the exons ATGTCGTCGTTGTCCGCCTCGATCCCCGCCGAAGATGGCTGCGGTGGCGCGGGAGTTAGGGCCAAGAGGGGGCGGCTGCGGGGCCTGGTGTTCGACATGGACGGGACGCTGACGGTGCCTGTGATCGACTTCGGCGCCATGTACCGGGCCGTGCTAGGGGAGGAGGGATACGCAGCCCACCGCGCCACCAGAGCCTCCGCCGGTGGCGTCGACATCCTCCATCATATCGAGTCGTGGGCACCTCAGGAGCAGCAGCGTGCGTACGAGATCATCGCCCACTTTGAGCGTCAGGGTCTCGATCGCCTCCAGATCATGCCCG GTGCTTCGGAACTTTGCAGGTACCTGGACTCTAGGCAAATAAG GAGAGGTTTGATAACTCGCAATGTCAACATGGCAGTTGATATATTTCATCAACGGTTTGGG ATGGAATTTGTCCCTGCACTAAGTAGGGAATTTCGTCCTTATAAGCCAGATCCAGCTCCTTTGTTGCATATATGTTCAATATGGGATGTTCCTCCAAGTGAAGTCATGATGATTGGTGACAGCCTCCGGGATGAT GTGGTTTGTGGGAAGCGAGCAGGAGCTTTCACATGCTTGCTTGACGAAACCGGGAGGTATGGCTCTCCTGACTCTTACACTGATGATATAAGACCAGACTTCAAGGTATCATCGCTTTCCCAAGTGCTTTCTTTGCTGGAAACCCATTTCGATTTGATGCCACAACCTCAGTCGACTTAG